The DNA sequence GATCCCGCGCGCCTGGTCGAGGCGGTCCCCGCGGACGGTCCTGGCGGCTTCGGGCTGTTCAGCATCCGCGAGAGGCTGCGCCACCTCGGCGGCGGCCTGGAGGCCGAGTCGGCGCCCGGCCGCGGGGCGACGATCGTCCTGCGCGCCCCCCTGACACCGACGGAGGTCCGGCCATGACCCTGCGCGTCGTGCTGGTGGACGACCACCGGATGTTCCGCGAGGCGCTGCGCCCCCTGTTGGCGCAGACACCCGGGTTCGAGATCGCGGGCGAGGCCGGCGACGGGCAGGAAGCCGTCGAACTCTGCGCCCGGCTGGCCCCGGACGTCGTGATCATGGACGTCTCGATGCCCGGCCTCAACGGCCTCGAGGCGACCCGACGCATCCTCGCGGACCGGCCGCGGACGCGCGTGGTCGTGCTCTCGATGCACGCCGACCGCCGCTTCGTGGCCGAGACGCTGCGCGCGGGCGCCGCCGCCTACGTGCTCAAGGACGCCGGCTTCGCCGAGCTCGTCCGGGCCCTGCAGGCCGTGGCCGAGGGCCGCACCTACCTCTCGGAGCCGGTCCGCCAGCTCGTCGTGCAGGAGTACGTGGCCGGCCTGCAGCGCGAGGACCGTTCGGCCTTCTCCCTGCTCAGCGCCCGCGAGCGGGAGGTCCTGCAACTGGTCGCAGAGGGGGCCTCCACGAAGGAGATCGGCGACCGGCTCTCGGTCAGCGTCAAGACGATCGAGACCCACCGCCGCCAGATCATGGAGAAGCTCGACCTGCACAGCGTGGCCGAGCTCACCAAGTACGCGATACGCGAGGGATTGACTCCGCTCGACTGAGCCCGCGGTAAGGGATTTCCACCCCGGAATTCAGGTTCGCCGCCATTGAGGGCCCCCGCGCCGCGCCGCACCCTTGCGGCACGGCGTGCGGAGCCCTTCCGCGCGCCCGCGGGGCCCAACGCGGGAGGATCGCGATGTCGGCGTTCGATTCCGGCCACACCGGCTTCATGCTGGTCGCCACCAGCCTGGTCATGCTCATGACGCCGGGCCTGGCCTTCTTCTACGGCGGCCTGGTCGGCCGCCGCAACGTGCTGTCGATCATGATCCAGAGCTTCGTGTCGATGGGCATCACGACCATCATCTGGTACGTGTGCGGCTACTCGCTGTGCTTCAGCGGGGGCGCGGGCGGGATCATCGGCAACCTGGACCTGGCGTTCCTGCGCGGCGTGGGCCCGCTGACGCCCTTCGGCGAGGGGCACATCCCCCTCTACGTGTTCATCGCCTACCAGATGATGTTCGCCATCATCACGCCGGCCCTGATCACGGGCGCCTTCGCCAACCGCATCCGGTTCGGCGCCTACCT is a window from the bacterium genome containing:
- a CDS encoding response regulator transcription factor; protein product: MTLRVVLVDDHRMFREALRPLLAQTPGFEIAGEAGDGQEAVELCARLAPDVVIMDVSMPGLNGLEATRRILADRPRTRVVVLSMHADRRFVAETLRAGAAAYVLKDAGFAELVRALQAVAEGRTYLSEPVRQLVVQEYVAGLQREDRSAFSLLSAREREVLQLVAEGASTKEIGDRLSVSVKTIETHRRQIMEKLDLHSVAELTKYAIREGLTPLD